In Ictalurus furcatus strain D&B chromosome 20, Billie_1.0, whole genome shotgun sequence, the DNA window ATCATTGTGTGGGTTTAGGTgcctacagtgccatgcaaagaaTGTTacctgtccttatgctctgctcatatcatgttcacgtaacttggaactcatacagacatttacacaccttgttttcctggctcagcatgagaggatgtcaGTGTTTCAATTTCAGCTCCTGTATCttggcatatatccattttcctcTCACACTAACTGattgagctagtgtttggcagaattgaaacctgtcagccaataagacatgaacATTTCAAcctattttcctgtaaaccctgtttgATTGGTCTTTCTCCCATCACTGATGAGCCATTCCACCGAATGGGTGCCATTTTTGTCCCCGGGacattatatgtataaatatgcatgaaaattaactgaaagataattgttgttattattaagcAAAGTGTCCTGCATATTAATCAAACCAcaaatttaaaatatgtaatttaaaacattaatgaaaaCTACAtagaacactgaaaaaataGCATTTGTTACCTGTTTCCACTCTCTAATACTACACTTTATCATTAAATATAATAGTTAAAGTCCttcagaaatcttttttttttgcaatgttgTGTGACTCCACATCTCATCTATGACttaaatgtcttttttcatAAGAAATCCATAATATTTTAGTTAAAATACACATTGTAGTTGTGTGCCCAGGTTTTCACTCAGTCATGTTACCCTAACATATTCCCCTCTCTTATAAATTTGGAACATttcacaagtcacatgttcaccAGGAAGTTTTATCATCTGTATCTTCTGAAGGCCATGGGAAGACCAACAGTaagttttctcattttcttttcgGTATATTTGATGATATTGTAACTATGGTGAAGAAGGTCAATCTCAATGTACAGTCCTGTTACCTAAATTATTTCTTagatgttatttgtttattttaaaaatacaaatttttggTAAATTACTAGAATGTGCTTAGTGTGCTCATGCTATTAGCATGTATGCCATATGgctgtatttaatgtatttgctaattctatgctaaaaacTCAGTCCTGTAACGTTCAGTCCTGTTACTTATATAAAGAGAAGCCTTCTTAGAAAAGGTCAGGCAAGTGTTTTCATGAATTTAATGCAATTCCAGCTAAAACACTATTGGATGTAATTTTTGCAGCTGAAATAATTTAGTGTTTTGTAGACAAGCAAGAATATTTTCAAATTGATGTTAGGTACTGGTTGTCAATGCAGAGATCTGAGGACTTCAacttttttgtctttgtctttcttacCTTTTGTAGAAGAAGGTTGCGAGAACCCATACTATGCAGGAGCCAGAAACACCCACCCATGGCATGCTGCAGGGGAAGGAGCAAAAATCACCCACCACCCTCatctcccctctctctgtctctccctccctctctctctctccccttccctCGCTctaatcctctctctctccttctttctctttccaccTCCTTTGCTGTGAAGAACTACAAGCACATCCCTTCAATACAGAaatctcacacacgcacaaaaacacacacacatgcacactcaaaCACATGTGCGCTCACATACGGACACACATTCCTGTTCATTCCTGTTACCCAATGTACATTCCCGTtactaaaaagttttttttgttgtttcaaaACCACTTAAGTTAAACCACAATTTTTTCAATTATGTTTGGTCCATCATTTATCAAgttgtttaataaattacatgataaaacatttatacGCTTGAGGTttgggtctcctttgaacatgTAACTaaccatttctttaaaataaacaagctTTTTAAATGACACATGAGTTTTTGTAACAGGACTGAGAAAAATGCAACCATTGTCCACTAGGAAaccttgtaaaaaataaataaagttacctGAGGTTGACCTCAGGTATACAAATTTTGAATAGTTAAATATGTGTTATTAGATTCAGTGttgaaaaaagaataaaaaagtttaatttgGAAGAGACATgggggatcagaatttattttgtgttatcattttaggcacattatatttgtcaatacccttgacttagatgaagatcagatcacattttatgacaaatttatgcataaaaccatgaaattccaaaaggttcacatactttttcttgccactgaaTATTGTAGAAGGTTAATGCTTGCATAGCAAGAGTGTGTTtataaaaccatgaaattccaaaaggttcacatactttttcttgccactgaaTATTGTAGAAGGTTAATGCTTGCATAGCAAGAGTGTGTTTATTGTAGTATATAAGCAGAAAAGAACCAGTAAATCTCACAGGATACAATCCTGTATAATATAACTGAATGTATGAGAGCAAGGTCTGTACTGCTGAAAGGCtgtttatgaaaatatatatgtgtgtgtgtgtgtgtgtgtgtgtgtgtgtgtgtgtgtaggtatgagATTATCTTGAAGCAGAGTGTGGGTACTGAGGACTTGTTTCTGGGCATGAGCCAAAAGGATCCATCCTCCATGTGCTGTGAGAGCATGCTGGTATGCTGTTTATCTCAGTTACAATAATCACAAACTACCAACATCTTAATCCTTACACATATTAACAACACTATCCTGCACCATCTATAAATACACCTGCACTAGAATGATTGAATCCAAGattcacttaaaaaaattttaaattagccttttttttttttttttacttttaatatctATCTAACTCACTCTCTGTCTACTGCAGGTGAGAGTGACGCTACCGGAAACTCAAGCTTCTGATCTTGTGCTGGTTGTGAAGGAGAGATTTGTTGATCTAAGAACTCCGAAATAGTAGGATTCTGAGTATTCATATACtacatagagaaaaaaaaatacattaaattaaataagcCTGTGTTTGTTTACTTCGTCTCACTCAAATGTTGCTAGTGATGTATTATACATAGAGCAGTTTTCGTCCACAAAAAGCTTGAGTTGCTATTGAAAtacgaacaaaaacaatgacaatTTCCTTTTAATATTGGGAGGGCACACTGTGTGCTTGCCACTCTAATATGATCAAGGTTTTACACTAAATGATACTAAATGCCATATTTTTTGCTCAAGATAGGTCATAGCAATATAAACATTTGCATTGCAAACGCCTAAATCCTGAGCAAAAATATGGTATTTAGTATAAAACCTTGTTCATTCACAAATATCTGGTACGCAAATGTAGCAACCATAATAAATACAGATATGGTTCATCACAAAATTGGTCAAAGAATTGTGAGTGAGAATCATGATCTCAGCTAAATGTTCTagctctttttctcttctttttttttatgccatttCCCCCCTTTTCTTATGTACCAACAATTCAATTTGGAGTATCCTTATTTGTatgataatatttatttaaacagtgctaaaacattttaattagccAATCAATCAACCTAGCTACTTCCACCAGACTTAGGAGTTTATCCAAACCTCACACCCTCCATCCACAGTCACTCCAAAAAAGTGCCAGTGTGTGCTTATGTTCCATGCAAGCAGTTACACATAATGTAATGTGTACAATAGCTTAGTTGTGTCAAAAGCCACAAGAAAAACTGTCCTGAACTGAGTcacttgtactgtatatgtgtgtagagGCATCCATGGTGTAACTGCACTGTATTTTAGTAATAAATGTATAAGTACTAAAAGCTGCAGCATAGTTTCTTTATAAAGCACAATTGCTCTCTTCTGTCTACAGCAAGCTAGGCCTGCATCTGCCCCACTCAGTGCGCAGTAGGGAAGGTACAGCACGATTCATTACAGAGAGATATGAACTGGAAATCACGCTGCCCATGAACAGACCTCTGGACTCCATTAACCTCACCTGAAGATAAGGAATGTAGAACTCATGGGCTGTCTCTGAAGAAAAAGAACTGCTTCACTGGCTGGAAAAGGAAGAATTCACAGGAACAGAAATTATCAAGGCACATTCAAGTATCGATTGTTTCCAATTTTGGAACCACAGTCAGTTGTTTTGGGCTTGTACCATGAATACTCTTATAGATggatactgtaaataaaatcacaagttactgtttttaaaaaaaaatatattatttataaatatagtgAATTTGAACGTTTCATTGAAATTGCAATCAACAATTTGCTTTTGTCTGAAGATGAGACAAGTAAGACATTTTCTTTTGAGATGATTATGTTAACTAACCTCTGTTCTGTCTCCAGTCACTGCTACTCATGATTGCTGTCTAAAGCTTTGACCAGTGACAGCTTTTCATTAAAACTTGTAAAATGTTTGTCTGCAGTTTGGGTTTCACATCCTGGCACAGTGGTAAACTTGAtaatattgaaaatatttatgaagtgtaatcaatatgtgtaactaacatttgcATATGTTAATGAACTATATTCAATAGGTATTACCAACATTTAGTGttattacttaagcataatcgaataatcaatattggttaaaaagcataatctatatgtataatcaatagttagaagcataatctaaatccatataACAATGTTTGATCCACTATATTCTGAGTGTGGATTGAGTTGGATGAACTCTGtgtcttactgtacaataattgtACCATCCTGCTTCTTCCTCCACAGAAGCAGATAATTTTAAGGCAGAATACCAACGAGTTAGGATAAGActtaaaaaaaaggagtgtGGATCAAGGTCAGGACACACAAGCCTACGTGAAACAAGCCtacgtttaaaaaataaaataaaataaaaaataagaaaccaTGACCTCATGAAACCGTTTTGAGAAAAACAACCAACTGCGCATGcgccacaaatttaagataacacatatacatgaatatttaattgtggcaaagaagATTGCTCTGTTTTAATGATGAAAGGCAAAACCCCACCTACAATGACTACGCTGTGGAGGAAGGTATAcaaagtgctgtgtgtgtttgcataattcggactttctgcagactgtcaactttattggttttcaataaagtttatttactttttgacatctactaaactgtctgtctctgaagtttttgacttaggctaaAATGGTTGATTTATCCACGACAATAACAGTAAGAGAAATAGCTTGAGCaacttacaaataaataatagattatTAATCACCTAGTTATGCCTTAATGAATGACTTACAAATGTattatgatttttaatgttAGCAATTGTGCACAATCTTTTGACcaatttattgttgtttttttttaattaattacgtGCTCATCAATTTGTTCATAAATGGATTCATTATTTGAGGGGCAGTTTTACACAGACAT includes these proteins:
- the dnaaf6 gene encoding protein PIH1D3 isoform X1, translating into MEELSSLQNLQALSDLLSLPAGEESDSEDCKNVNSIAKMGPGHIGAPSFAPRQDKNAVNSAYVKNTKDIWDVEEVTEGTHFDDLADPRPQPEPWEDQQRRLREPILCRSQKHPPMACCRGRSKNHPPPSSPLSLSLPPSLSLPFPRSNPLSLLLSLSTSFAVKNYKHIPSIQKSHTRTKTHTHAHSNTCALTYGHTFLFIPVTQCTFPLLKSFFCCFKTT
- the dnaaf6 gene encoding protein PIH1D3 isoform X2, giving the protein MEELSSLQNLQALSDLLSLPAGEESDSEDCKNVNSIAKMGPGHIGAPSFAPRQDKNAVNSAYVKNTKDIWDVEEVTEGTHFDDLADPRPQPERRLREPILCRSQKHPPMACCRGRSKNHPPPSSPLSLSLPPSLSLPFPRSNPLSLLLSLSTSFAVKNYKHIPSIQKSHTRTKTHTHAHSNTCALTYGHTFLFIPVTQCTFPLLKSFFCCFKTT
- the dnaaf6 gene encoding protein PIH1D3 isoform X3 — protein: MEELSSLQNLQALSDLLSLPAGEESDSEDCKNVNSIAKMGPGHIGAPSFAPRQDKNAVNSAYVKNTKDIWDVEEVTEGTHFDDLADPRPQPEYEIILKQSVGTEDLFLGMSQKDPSSMCCESMLVRVTLPETQASDLVLVVKERFVDLRTPKYKLGLHLPHSVRSREGTARFITERYELEITLPMNRPLDSINLT
- the dnaaf6 gene encoding protein PIH1D3 isoform X4, whose amino-acid sequence is MGPGHIGAPSFAPRQDKNAVNSAYVKNTKDIWDVEEVTEGTHFDDLADPRPQPEPWEDQQRRLREPILCRSQKHPPMACCRGRSKNHPPPSSPLSLSLPPSLSLPFPRSNPLSLLLSLSTSFAVKNYKHIPSIQKSHTRTKTHTHAHSNTCALTYGHTFLFIPVTQCTFPLLKSFFCCFKTT